A window of Eucalyptus grandis isolate ANBG69807.140 chromosome 4, ASM1654582v1, whole genome shotgun sequence genomic DNA:
TTGTATTCTGCATTTTGCAGCTAGTGTTTGTTGGTTTCTAGACCGTGAAGAAGTTCGAGATCACATTGAAAAACATTATGAATACTTCTCGAGTGTGCTCCTTAACATATATAGAGCCAGCAATCTTATGCTTCCGAACGAACATGAACTCGAGAAAGCAAGAACTTTCTCAAAGAAATTTCTTGAGAAAATCGCATCCAGAGGAACAAGAGATTCAAGCATTATCTCGTCGAGTCATTGCAGAATGGTTAGTGGGAATATTCAGCACTTCTTGTCATTCTGCATAGTAAACTAATGATTGAAATGTCTGTGTAGATTAAGCACGAACTGGGTCTGCCATGGATGGCTCGCCTAGACCACCTGGAACACAGGATGTGGATGGAGGAAAAAGATGCTTGTGTATTATGGATGGGAAAATTTTCTTGCCATAGGTATTAATGTCTTCAAAAGGAAATTTATAAACTTGCTTGAATACTATGCTATAACATGCAATtaactttttgcttttctttgatttcattAGGTCATCATTGGTTCATAATCAGGATATACTACAACTTGCTCTGCAGAACTTTGAACAGAGACAATCTATTTACAGGATGGAGCTTGACGTGTTAAAAAGGCATTTGTGCATCTGTTTTAGTGAATGGGTTGTTAATTAGcaaagaattatttttaattactcTTTATCAATGGATGAGTTCAGGTGGTCTGAAACAACGGGACTTAGCAAGATGGGATTCGGTCGAGAGAAGACGGTGTACTCTTATTTTGCTGTCGCCGCTTCCGTTTCCGTGCCTTGCAACTCTGATGTGCGAGTACTGGTCGCGAAGGGCGCAGTCATATTAACTGTCGCCGATGACTTTTTTGACATGGAAGGTTCGTTAGAGGATCTGGAAAAGCTTACTGAAGCGGTTCAAAGGTATGCTTATCATTTTTAGTACTTGTTTAACTCCAACTTAGGGTTTCTACAATTTATTTCAAGAGTTACATTCACTAGACTACATGCCTACATGCAAGATTAATGAGTGTACGTTAAATTAATAATCACCTCACAGTCCATCCAATTATTTATCCTTCcagttgcctttttttttttttttttttttttaatcggtgACCAACATTAtattacctttcaccaaaaaaaaaaaaaaaaattataataggtGGGATGGGGAAGGATTGAGTGCACACGCCAAGACCATATTCGAAGCCCTCGACGATCTTGTCACCAACATCAGAGTGAAATGTTTCAAACAACTGGGGAAGGACATCAAGAAAAACCTTCAAAATATAGTAAGTCTCATATTCCCACgttatacttttcttttttaatgtgcGACATTGAGCAATATCTTTCTTTCGAATGGCTAAAACACTGCGTTTGGTTCGAAAGTGGGGTGAGACATTTCATTCATGGCTCATCGAAGCGAAGTGGAGCAGAAGTGGAGATGTGCGTCCCACGCAAGAGTACCTTGACGTAGCCATGACGTCTGTCGGAGCACACGTCTTAGTCCTTCCTCCTTCGTGCCTCGCGAGCCCCACGACCTCTTTGCATCAGCTGTGGTCCAACCCCTACCAGCCCATCACCAAATTGCTCATGGTCATCTCTCGGTTGTTGAATGACATCCAAACCTACGAGGTAAAGTTTTTAACGTTGGATAGCATGCGTCTTGAGGCTATTTGAACTGTTCAATATGATAGAGCTAAGTCTGGCCGCTGGCCAAGCAGCTATAATTGGCCGCTGCCCCCTAAATGGTGCTCGTTCATTGTTGCTCTTATTGTGCACCTGTGTACACTCTCTTATTTCATCTCCCTGTTTTTACGATTTTCTCACATtccagaaagaagaaaagcaagggAAATTGAACTTTGTGCTGCTCTACCTAAAGGAAAACCCCGGGGCCAGCATTGAGGACTCCATCAACTTCGTGCAATTGCTGCTAGACCAACTGAAGAAAGAGTTCCTCCAACACGTCCTTGAGGAGCCCTGCAGTGTGCCTGAACTGAGCAGGCTTCTCCACCTCGCCTGCTTGAAAGTGTTCAACATGTTCTTCAACTCCTCCAACCGCTATGACTCAGACACGGACATGCTCCACGACATCCAGAAAGCGCTTGTAGTCCCGCCACGAGTCCCCAAATTGAAGCCCCTAAGGCCTTTGCCGGAGAAACTGAGACTGAAGCCACGAGTGTTTGAGACCAAGAGCCTGTCCGGCCAATATGGCCTTGAGCATTTTCCTAGGAAGAGCTTCTTTGGGTATCAAATGTCTTCCCGAACTGGTCCAGTGAATAGATgggagaagatgtacaagtcaTCTAGTTTTAAGTTATGTTTTGCTTAGTTATAGCAGTGGCATATCTTCAAGAACTATAGTCATGAACCAATCTTATAGGTTCCTCCACCTGAAGTTATTTTGGTTTTCACATAAAAGTAAAGAGTATATCAATAAGTATGTATGAGCAGAGTAGCTTAGAAAGATGTGTAAAATTTTAGTGGACAATTCATCCACATACTTCAATGCAATGGTATTTCAAGCTTCAATCTTGTTTTTGTCTGTGTGGAAAGCGTTACTAGTTCACCTTGTAATTTTGTTAGAACTTGAGCAATTTGGGATCTTCTAACTGAagtttcaataaataaataaaaagtaatggTTAGTAATCATATTTGATCGAGACTAAGTTAAACTAAATATGAACTTTTGAATATAGTGAGTTCGATATAACTCCTAAGGGGATTTCATCAAATGTGATGCTTgcctaagagagagagatcacatTTAATTGATGGAAACTGAAATTGCGGGCTCAAGCACATGAGAAGAAACAAGATCATGAATCTTGGATAGACCACTCGCAAGAAAGCGAGGACTGCTGCCGCCATAGCCG
This region includes:
- the LOC104442658 gene encoding S-linalool synthase, translated to MVDLARASGLEVIFPESAEHIIADLFSNRQQILKREKLVDKKQYFPLLSYLEALPPTYKVSHETILKHLDSDGSLFQSPSATASAYLATGNEACLAYLQTLALNCASNGVPSLYLVDEELTKLSMVYQLVRLGLTEYFDQEKDEFLAQIYRNYKHEKPIVKSIHSIAAELYKDCLGFWLLRMHGYKIKHELGLPWMARLDHLEHRMWMEEKDACVLWMGKFSCHRSSLVHNQDILQLALQNFEQRQSIYRMELDVLKRWSETTGLSKMGFGREKTVYSYFAVAASVSVPCNSDVRVLVAKGAVILTVADDFFDMEGSLEDLEKLTEAVQRWDGEGLSAHAKTIFEALDDLVTNIRVKCFKQLGKDIKKNLQNIWGETFHSWLIEAKWSRSGDVRPTQEYLDVAMTSVGAHVLVLPPSCLASPTTSLHQLWSNPYQPITKLLMVISRLLNDIQTYEKEEKQGKLNFVLLYLKENPGASIEDSINFVQLLLDQLKKEFLQHVLEEPCSVPELSRLLHLACLKVFNMFFNSSNRYDSDTDMLHDIQKALVVPPRVPKLKPLRPLPEKLRLKPRVFETKSLSGQYGLEHFPRKSFFGYQMSSRTGPVNRWEKMYKSSSFKLCFA